CGTCCCATGCACCCGTATCTCAATCTAATACGTCGGCGCCctggtcatatttctgcactccttattgaaggccatcataaaagggaccctcggcGGATGGGTCTTATCATTTCCCCTAGCTTATATCTGTGAGAGTTATTCACGACGTGCGTTGGGACTTATTATtgcctcttgcactttcatgcgaactagggtgcaagCCGTGGATTCCCATCCTTCCTAGgcaaaggttttaagtttccctagaaactttTTTACTTTGTGGGTCTTATCAGCCTGCTAATGTGAGGTCTTACTCGCATGTTTTATGGTTTCATTTTATTCATATTTGATttgcaaaaatataaaaatccatGTTCTTAACCAAGGGATCtgtttatgaaaataaatatatatcatTATTATTACTTTTTTAACTCAATACATTGCTTATAGATGATTTACGAATAATAGCAGACTTATATTCTTCTAACTCCTTCATCCGCACCTCAATCCTGATTTTGAATAATTTTAAAAACAAGAGACTCCTGGTTGATAGAGCATAAATGAATGATCGTACTAGATCTTCTTCTGACAATCTTCTTTTGAGCTTGCTGCAAATTGCATTCCATCTCGCCACTATACTTCATAAGCTTTTCGTTATCTCTTTGCTTTAAGGAAAATAATGTCGCTATCTCTGGTTTGCATGGTTCATTTCTCGCACATTTATtcaccatttttttcttctctaatgcTTTTTTCCTTCCTCTAATTACGATTATGCTCGTTGCTCCTTGTTTATTGGTTGTCATCGACTGTCGGGCCGGTATTCTTTTTCCCTGAATTCTCTTCTGGTCTCTTCTGTAGCTCTTCGCAAATCTTGATTTTAATCTCGTTCCCCTCGTCTTCTCATTTATTTTTGATGTTCATGATATTCCACGGATGCTGGTCTTTTGTCCGAGATATTTTCCCTCCTCCTCGCGTCATGTTCGTTTTGTTTCCTTTTGAGATGATTGTTCCTGATCATCAtcttttcattttgcctttcAAGCTTTATTGTCTCCCTTACCAAGTATTTCTTTCTCCGTCTTTCTTGATAAAGTTCTTCCTTTAGTTGTTCAGTTTCTTTATCTCATTCGAAATTATCTTTCTTCCTATCTCTTAGATTTCGTGTCTCCTCACTCTCGACGTTACTTCCTGTTTCTTGTATTGATGTCCTTTATCCTCCTTAACAGGGTTTGCCTCTTGTCCTCCATGTGGGGTTCTCCTATCCTTGGCCACGGGTGTTTCCCCTTCAACTGTCGCCATTTCCTCTTCTTCTATTATTCTTACCTTGTTCACTTTTCCACTTTGTTTTATCTCGACCTGGTCTTCTCTTTATGGGGTTATCTCCACTTCTTCCTAGTGAATGATTAGAGTTTTATTCCTCCTCTCAGGGTCCTTACGTGGCATAGTACATTCTTCGTTCATCCCAATTGTGAATACCATCATTCGTTCTTCCATTTTTGCCTCTAACACTCTCTTCTTATGTTCTACATTCTTCcttaatttttcttcttatttatgAACGTCCTTTTCGTTACAATCTCGTGCGTCCCtttgatctcccttgatctccccAATCGCACTTGGCATTGGGAATCATATGGCTTGATGAAAAGTAGACGCGACTCCTTTAATCCCATGTATCCCAGGGTCTGCCTATAAGGGAATTATAAGGTGAATCAACGTCTACCACGCACACTGTAACTTTTGTCTCCAATTCGCCTACAAATATTTTCACGACTAACTCTCCCTTGGGCCTTGACGCGACTCCATTGAACCCATATGTATTGTACATTGAAGGTACGAGGTCTGATCTTTGTATCCCATCATCTTAAACTCATGGTAAAAGAGTATATCTACAGAGCTTCCCGTATCCACTAAGATCCTGTCTATTGCCCAAATTTTCCTTCTTTTGATAGAGTCATCCTCCCATCTCGAGTATTTTCCGAAGTTTAAAGTTATGACCAACGGATCCGTATGCGAAATTCCTCCTTCAGGTGCGTCTTGAGCTGAGAATGAGATCTCTCTCTTCTGCCAATCCTATAAAGGATCTTTCTTCGTGACACTGAATATCTCGTTCCTCTCTCTTATGCACTCTTTTAAGTATGTTATCATGAAAGTCTTGGATGTTCTTCGCTGAACGTATTATCGAATTACAATACAGTCTCTGTGCTCCTCGATTTATGTCAATTCGGTACACCTGTGCTTGATTCTGATTGTTGTCACGAGGCGGTGGTAATGGCATCTGATTCTCCAAAAAGTGTGCAAGTTTTACTTGGTCTATCAAGCGAAGTATGATTCTTCGAATATTTCTGGAGTCATTTGTGTTGTGTCCATGAAAGCAATGATATCTGCAAAATTTGTGGCTCCTACTTCTTGGGGGTGGCTCCCTTCCTAGGTTCGGTGGTGGAGGAAATTCTTCCGTCAACACTATCGCCTCCCACACTTTCTCTACAGTCGTAATGAGTCTAGGAAGCTTCACATCCTCAAAAACTGGTGCATTTGGCCTCCTTTCTCCAAATCTTGGTCCTTGGTTGTTTCTTTGCTGATGTCCTGGATTATTACCTCGTGACTTATAGTTTCTTCGTCTAGATTCTTCGTATCAGAGATTTTGATCAATCCATTCTTGATCTCCACTTGACACCGCCACCATTTTCGCAGGAACTATGTTTAAAGGCTCCCCTCTCTCATATTTTGAGTTATCTTCTACAGTATGTACTGTTCTTGGCAATAAACGAGATGTTCCTTCTTTTGCCGGAATTGGCATAACTTCGCTAACCTGCCTCTGCTTTTCTTCAAATGCAATGTATTCCTCCTGATACTCCCTCAACTCGTTCATGGTTAATGAATTTCGAATTataaatatttgtatatatagcAGGTCGGTCGGGATTAGGGAATTCACAAAAgctaaaataaaattcttctcGTCAACCCTTCCTGCGAGTTCGCAGTACACCGTTCTCCATCTCGTCACTAGTGTTTTCAAGCTCTCCCCTGGCCTTCGTCTCAATTTGAATAGGTTCTTTATCCACGGTCTCATCATGTTATTTCTTATATACGTTGTCAGAAATATCCTTTGCTAGTATTTAAATGATGAAATTGATCTCTCCGGCAGTCCTTCAAACCAAGCCAACACTTCTCCAGTTAAGCTCGCCGGAAAGTACTTACACGGTATTGCATCATTTCGTCCCTACTGCATCAACGAGAGGGTGtattgcttcaaatgatatacaGAACTTTCCGATCCACTGAATATGCTCGCGAAAGTTGGTAATACACATTTCTCAGGAATGTTTGCATGTTCTATCTCGTATGTGAACGGAGATTTGTCGGCTTCTTCTATTGCCTCTGCTAGCTTCACCCTTCCTCCTCTCCGAAGTTGTTTATCAGTGTCCTCATATTTCGTAGTTCATTTAAGACTTCTTGATTCAAGCTTCCTCTGTTTTCTTTGTGAATGCGTCTCCTTATTTCGTCATTCCTTCTTTCACCTTCGCGCCTCCTTTCTTCTTTGCGTATTTTGTCTTCTTCGTATTGTCTTTCCTCTTCTCGTCTTCTTTCTTCTTAATATCTAGGCCTTTGATCCTCTCATATCGTTTATTCTAACGCTCTTTGTAGAATCATTTCTTCGTTGCTTTCTCTTCATTGCCTTCTTCTTCGTTCTCTTCCATTCTCACTTCCCCTTTATTCACTTTCGCTTTCATCATACGCATAGTCCTTTCAACGCAAGTTCCTTCTTCCTGACGAGACTTTTCTCGTTTCTGAGTCCGTAACTCCTTCTCTCGAATCATCGACTACTCTCTCCTCGTTGAGTTGGCGGTTCTGTAATGTCAGCGTGGCATTTTGTCTTGCAAATCTGGTGCGTTGTGCCACTAGATCTCTTTCGCGTTCTCTTTCCTGAAGAAGTATCTCTCTCAGTTTCCTCAATGTCATGTTTTCTTCGTCGACGTTTTCTTCCGTCTCCTCGTGTGTTGGTTCTTCTTCTGCGACAGTTTCTGTGCCTGAGGTATGGACAGATCCTTCTCTAAAGTTATTTCCGTCAGCATCCCCATCTTTCTGTTGGTTCACACCGTGCCTCCCTCCTTCAATTGACGTTTCTCctctttccattcttcctcctctCTTTGCTTCCAAGCGTTTTCTCCTTCTCGTCGCTATTACGTGCTTTGCTCGATCTGGTATTCTTGCCATTAACTAGCCCTGGCCCAATATCTTTGTATCTACCTTCACTTGTCAACTCGCCGATGTTTCTTGATAATGAAAAGTAATTAATCTTGACTTAAAACCTCAAAACAAACTTTCTCTCTAAATCTAAACAAATTTTCAAAATATTACTCAAAAACTACCCTATTCCTTAGATTTTAATATCAAATAAATCGCTTAAGGTCTATGAAATCATGCTCTCAAAAAGAACAACTCGTTGGAAAACTTAAACAACAACAAGTTAAAAGCAACTTCAAAATTTTCTCTTaaactcttagatgaggatgaatccTCAATATaagttccctgtttctggacgccaaaatgtaactaccagAAATCCAGTAGTACAAAGAAAGTGCACAGATCTAAGACATCTCAAAAACAAAGTAAAACCAAAATCCTTTTATTGGTTAATAACTTAAGAAAATCTTACAAGTATAGAGACTCAAGTAAACCCTAATATCAAACTTTAGACAATTCCACCTTAGCACTCTAAAAATCCAACCCCCTTTACAATGGCCAAATGTAtttatttataggaaaactaGTGAATGGAATACAACTAATTTTACTTCGTTGGTGATCACGCATTTCACGTGAAGTTGCTTTTTTCTTCGCCCAaaccattttccataaagtttttcctttcttttcgccGATAATCGTGGTAGCTTGTTGGGAtagctgtctcttttcttgctcagCAATTCATATACTTCGTCAACTGTCTTCTTTTCCAAGTAATCTTACTTCGCCTATTCAGTCTCGTGGAGGATATCTTGTTGGTTACTTCTACTTATTCCTCGTGTCCCAAGTTTATTTCGCAGTCTTCTTTCATGTTAAGATCCTTTTACTTCGGATGGTCCTGTGAACTTCGTAGAtttgataataataaaagtgATTATGACaactgatttgacaagtcactgacagACATTCTCGAGAAGGGTACGAGATCTTTTGGTAAGATTTTTTATTCCTATTCGAATCATTTCGTGCGAACACGTGGCGAGTACATTTTGTGTACCAACATCTTCCTCTGAGGTATTGGAGCCTACTGAAGCCAAGGTCTCAATGTAGCAAGAACTGATGGAAATATAGTATTTCTCGAACTCTGGTGGCATACCATGAATATCCACAGCTCTACCCTTTCCATGATTAGGGTTATATAAAAACAGATGTGTTCCATTTTGTCCAAAAGGATGCTTTTGAAATAGCAACTCTCAATTTCTGAAAGACTTTATAACAGTGAAGCACGTAACTGAtagaagtgtgtgggcttccaactcaaaaccaattggaaatgagtggagtggatccacaccttatatattagGATCACAAGGAGGTAGTAAGCAATGTGGAACTAAGATGTGACTAAGTCTTTCCTTAGTCTCTATGATGCCCCCTCCACGTGTAGGGCTCTTGAGGCCTCTACAATGTGGATCCCTGCATGGTTGCCCGTTTGGCTGCCCTGTCGTTTTAGGTCTTCTGGGTCTTACATGAGTCTTATGTCGCATAAagggcctagctctgataccatgatagaagtgtgtgggcttccaactcaaaaccaattggcaattagTGGAAtggctccacaccttatatattaagatcATAAAGAGGTAGTAAGCAATGTGAAACTTAGATGTAACTAAGACTTTCCTTAGTCTCCACTTAGTCTCCATTAGTAACGGGATGTTCACAAATTACCCGAAGGTCCATGATGCAAAGTTGAGTCCAAGAATTTGTTCCTCCAAAGTCCTTCATCAGCCATATTTCTGTTCGAACATTGTAACAAGTATAATCTAGAGCAAGGAATCCTCCCAAGACACCCACTTCTGCACGTCCAGTTAAACGTAAATCATCATGATAAAAATGTTGAGGTAGTAGCACTTCCCGGAAGCTCTCATCATGCATGGCAAAAGAAACTAAAACTTGTTTTGATCCATCACAGGGTCTTGCCAACCAATGGAAAGCTCCTTTGAAAAATATAATATCATAAGTAGTAATTTTGTAAGGGATTTTTGGAAtgagtttccatgaattagaTTCAAATGAATACACTCGCAGATTTTCCTCCCCGTCAGAAATATAATTTGAATATACGGATCTTCTCTTTCCTTTTGCCGGATTGATTTTTGCAAGTTCTATCatcttgaattcaccaatttCAGAATCATAACCAAAACCAATGAACCCAGTTGTACGTGGAATTTTCCTGGTTTCTCTTGTAGAAGGGTTCCAAAGAAGAACTGTGCCACCGGGAGCAGTCAAGCAAACTACACCATTACAAGAATTTACAATACTAAACCCATTCCTTGAACAATCAATAACTCTTGCTTCTCCTTTCAGATATTTGTATTGAGTAATCAATGTCAAATTCTCATTGCAAATCTATATCAACAGTGCAATCTACATTAACAGTTCCATTACACAGTGTTGATGATTACGACGACGATGAACATTCATAACTATAGTTTGTGGAGCAAATCTTGCCATGAATTTCCCACAAAAGACTAAAACTTTCTTTTTCAGTTACATGATCTGAATGTAATTTAATAAAATTAGGGTGACGAAATAATCGACCCCAATACTTGCAAACGCACCTGAATCGTAAGATTGATTTCACCGGTAACCGAGAAAGAATGTTAGAGATTATATCTTCTGGAAGTTGTAGGCTTGACATTTTTATCTCCTACTATTCAATTGACTCTCAATTATCTTGCTCATAATGTTTCGCAAATTTTTAAAGTTTTCATTGGGACAGTTATCTATACCGATTCTAAGGTTTGGATTCTTTGGACTAAAGATTTGCCTAACTGTTCGAATTTCTCGCCTTCTGACTTTCTCTCCAACTGCATTAAATTATAAGTTAGAGATTCCTGGTATCTTTAGCATATCCAATTTAATACATGTTCAAATTTCTCAACATTTGACATTCTTTTCCCTTTGCTTTTCATTGTTCTTTTCACTTATGAATTTAGTATAGATTATACAGCCCAGTTTCAGAAATTGCTCTATTAGAAATTAGAAATAAAACGAGTCCTCAACTAAGTAATGGTACAaactacaatttttttttgcaaattttgTTCCCCTTAATccttttcaaaaaacaaaaaacaaaaaaacaagcaTTGTACTTTTGTTTGGAGGATAATCTCAGCGGATGATAGAATGCGTACCACATTGTCATGCCTTATATGGACGAAGAGAATAGAAAGTCAAAGGTATTGTTTGCTGCCTAGCTGGTACCGGATCACCGGCATAAAATCTATCATAGTGATGCTAAATATTTTATGATGTACTTCTCTTTTTCGTGTTAGGAAAATAAAGGTGAATGGTACTCAGACGCAAAGCATCTGGTCATATAGTATGGCCTAAAGCATTTATGGCCCTCTAGAAGGAGTCAAATCGGATTCTGTCATGCAAATTTTGAGTCAAATCAACTTGAAAAACCCAATTTTCCTTTTCCATCAACAGTCACACATGTTTGGACTTAAAAATTAGTTTGGTTAATCCGAGATAGTAGAGTATTACTTGTTACCTAATGGCATCTTCGTCAAAGTTATTTATACCCGTTTTTTTGTTCTTAACTTCTACTCCGTCTGTACCTATTATATAGGTGGAGTTTAAAAATTGTACCTATTATATAGGTGGAGTTTAAAAATTTTGTAGTACTATTAGATAAAGGGAGCTCCACTTCCAAAATTGTTTTTTTTCAC
This portion of the Papaver somniferum cultivar HN1 chromosome 11, ASM357369v1, whole genome shotgun sequence genome encodes:
- the LOC113324026 gene encoding F-box/kelch-repeat protein At3g06240-like; the protein is MKSKGKRMSNVEKFEHICNENLTLITQYKYLKGEARVIDCSRNGFSIVNSCNGVVCLTAPGGTVLLWNPSTRETRKIPRTTGFIGFGYDSEIGEFKMIELAKINPAKGKRRSVYSNYISDGEENLRVYSFESNSWKLIPKIPYKITTYDIIFFKGAFHWLARPCDGSKQVLVSFAMHDESFREVLLPQHFYHDDLRLTGRAEVGVLGGFLALDYTCYNVRTEIWLMKDFGGTNSWTQLCIMDLRVICEHPVTNGD